actaaaataaaattgattgttacaccattttttttaatagaaagaGATGTGTAAAACAAGAAACCTACAATGCAGCATCATTCCCGTGCCTTTAGCTGATTGGAACTCCACGCAGGTCACCCATCTTTTCCATTCCTTCCTATAAATCCCAATCccaattttttcttatcaactatattaattttataaaaaagtgaaacaaaaagGCCCATCTGGTTATGCCAATCTTATCAATATAACACAgaagtaataataaatcaattaaaaaaaaataacacaaaaaaatttctgGGTTAAATTCAAGTTAACAACTCAACATCATTATGTTTTCAGTTTTCCGTGCGTCCTAGAAAAGACTCACAAAGAGACTACTAGCGATCTTGACAAGTACGGCGGAAGGTACCGTGAGACAGTTCAGAAAATGCTCGCGGGTTGACAGACAGGGACGGGAAGCTGCCTGCAGCTGCCAGACCGTGGAAAGGCAAAAACGAAGCAGTGCAACCCAGTTCCCCCAAATTCCtgcaaataaatatatgtaacaAAACCAATGTAAATAGAACAGAAAAACATTTAACAGTATACTCTAAAAAGAATAGcacaaatcaaaattcaaatagtGTTAAGctggaaacaaaaatattatgataagATGAGCCTTActaaacaacaataacaagCAAAAAAAGAGACTAAAAACCAAAGAAACTTTTGTTTGTAAGAAAGTCTAACTGAAAGGAaagtaaagttaaaaaaaattcattatgaTAATTAGGAAccttaaaaatctaaatagaAGACCCACTTATTACATTCTGAGACTCAAAAAGAGTGTTTACAATATGCAAATCAATTCCACAAATAACAGCAAATTCCAAATTCTCTATAATGGAAATGTACTCacaaacaaaaagaacaattttttatcttttcatactattcaaagcaataactgGAAACActtataaaaaatcataacaattaaaattatttgaaatgttaaatcataattcactaataataaacaaatgaaacataataaataacgATACAGATCTACAAACACCGGTGAAGCACCTAAAGGAAAGTTCACTTATTTATCCGATAATATAGcgtaattgaaaaataaataaacgatattcagcattttttttttgttttctccgGAAACAAAAAGGGACCTGGGAGCGACGGAGGAGAAGCGGCGGGAGGGGAGGCGGGGGGCCGCTTCCGGCCGACGGATGCGGGGGATCGCCGGCGGAGAACGGAGGGACGAAACCCTAGACAGCGAACGTGACAGTGATCCAGCACTTCGCCAagccattttctttctttcgaACGGTGAAATGAAGGGAAGAGGCGAGGGTTTTCTATTCGTCAGGGGATTAGGGGtgggttttttgttttttgtggTTGAGCATGATTGTTGATGTTGATCAGTGGCTGAGATCCGTCAGATTGATtgacttttttcattttcgtcAACAAAAGGTTTGAGATGCTGACGCTTTGGTTTCGACCGTTAGATAGCTGCTGATCTGTGTCATTGCACATTTTTTATGGACATGTACTGTATAATGTACCGGACCCCGACCTCAGCCCGgcccattaaaaaaaaaaccaaagtaCAGAAATAACTCAAACGCAGAAGTGGTCGCTACTTATACAGCGCACACGTAGCCTCAACCTCAAGCGTTATACGAAAGGACGAAATTAACCTCGCATATTTGTTCATTACTTCAAGAAATAGTCTTAACTAGTTCATAAAATACAGCAGCAGAGCAGCTAAAACATCGGAATATAATTCCCAAATTCCTTGTAAAAGTATAATGTAACAGACATAtcgaaaaaattatgaaaaaaaattgaagaaatataattaaaaaaattggtgaGAAGCACGGTACAGCTGCTATACCATAGACTGATGTACGTTGGTGCATTTTAGCTGTCGATTGAATGTGTAAATTTTCCCAGCTGATAAATTCACTTTGACACTCGTGCCTCTATAATGTAAAGTCTTGAATGAATCATGATCGTTATTAgaataatttgaataaattccAACTTCATGAAGATCCCCGTCTTTCCAGCATATGCTGACAGTCTCGCCACCGCGAGCTTTCAGTCCTTTGACACATCCGCTCGACCATTTATCCCAGGGAAGAGCAGGGAGTAAGTACAGGTCATTCAAGGTGCTTTGGACAAGCATTTCTGCGACTGCCGCTGTAAAACTGAAACCACAAGTTGCCGAAATAGAAAGGTAAGGCGAAAATGTAATTCTGCCAAGATGAAAACTAAATATCATCAGgaagaaaattgaaagttCAAATATGTTCTTGGGAAAACGATTTTAAGAGATACTTCATTTCGACACTAAAGGAGAATTCTTAAACTGTTCATCTACTAAAGGAGAATTCTTAAACTGTTCATCTTACTCGCCTAAGTTTTACTTGCTTTACAAGCTTTAGGATGATGTTgaagagttaaaattttctatcCCTGAGTTGGTCATTGGTTCATAATGCAAGATCATTACATTTCAAAGCTTTTCTTCTAAATTTGCCCGCAAAAACACCCAGAGCTTTGGTTACCATGCATTTCCACTGATAAACAGAGAGTCAGTGAGCTTACCCGAAGTTGGCATCAATCTGGAAAGGAGGGTGAGCTGCAAACAAGTTACTGTAGAGGCCACCTTCAAAATGCTTCTCATGTTCTGGATCCACCAAGTTAAACAAACGCTTGACCATCCGATATGCATGCTCTTGATCGTGGAGACGTGCCCACAAAGCAGTTTTCCACGTAATTGACCATCCTGGACCTTCCTCTCCTGTTCCCAAGGATACAACATCAGAGACAACATTCTCCAATAATCCAACAACAGAGATGATAAACTTAGCACTCATAATGTCACAAACAATTTAACTGAGCAGAAGAAAGCTGCAAACTGGCCACAGTTACTAAGAAAAAGATATCTCAGCAAGTTTTGACCTCTGTGAAGGGATGagtaacaaaaataaaaccaacTTTTGTAAGTTATTATCTAGTTCATCAACTTTCATGTTAAGTTAGAATATCCCTCTTTATACTTCTGTAtgtttaagttttattttctcccTTGGAACAAGTTTTTAGTTTTCCATAAGTATTagcattttatattaattaactcTTTCCACTAgaataatgttttatttgttaacttaggtgaaaattgtcattttcaaGCCTACAAGCTATCATAGAAAGGAAGAATGgaaagatttaatttcaataagatGATGGGTCACTAGATAGTCCTAAACTATGTGGCTATTGCGACACCAAAATGATtgatcaagaaattcaatacaCAAACCTCGTTTCTGAAGGGTCTTCTCAGCAGCTTTACATAGGTCTGGATTTTTCTCAATGGTTATGGTGTGCCCTG
This window of the Citrus sinensis cultivar Valencia sweet orange chromosome 8, DVS_A1.0, whole genome shotgun sequence genome carries:
- the LOC102622095 gene encoding uncharacterized protein LOC102622095, which codes for MAWRSAGSLSRSLSRVSSLRSPPAIPRIRRPEAAPRLPSRRFSSVAPRNLGELGCTASFLPFHGLAAAGSFPSLSVNPRAFSELSHGTFRRTCQDR